A genomic region of Streptomyces rimosus contains the following coding sequences:
- a CDS encoding glycosyltransferase family 4 protein, producing MTSTPAPPHGQSPLRTVQVLGRGGAGSAAHVRSLAAGLVARGVRVTVCAPPDTEGAYDYTDAGARFVPVPPRADPASVTSLRAACGDADLVHAHGLRAGLRASLALQGTRGRQVPLVVTWHTKAPTDGPGARLVRLLERRVARAAAVVLGACSDLVDRARERGARDARLAPVAIPAPRPGGRPLTAEDRPAHKLRAELGAVDRPLILVVGRLETHQGHDLLLDAAHAWCALDPQPMVVVAGEGGLRASLQRRIDVEGLPVRLLGRRDDVPELLAAADLLVLPSRWEARSLIAQEALRAGVPLVATDVGGTRELVGRAAELVPYGDAAALARTVLGLLADPARRDTLAAAGRAQAAGWPTEDATVAQVLSVYDELMQRREG from the coding sequence GTGACCAGCACCCCGGCCCCGCCGCACGGACAGTCGCCGCTGCGCACGGTCCAGGTGCTGGGCCGCGGCGGCGCGGGCAGCGCCGCCCACGTCCGTTCGCTGGCCGCCGGGCTGGTGGCCCGTGGGGTCAGGGTGACGGTGTGCGCCCCGCCCGATACGGAAGGCGCGTACGACTACACGGACGCGGGCGCCCGGTTCGTGCCCGTACCGCCGCGCGCCGACCCGGCGAGCGTCACCTCGCTGCGCGCCGCCTGCGGGGACGCCGACCTGGTGCACGCGCACGGCCTGCGGGCGGGCCTGCGCGCCTCGTTGGCCCTCCAGGGCACACGGGGCCGCCAGGTGCCCCTCGTGGTCACCTGGCACACCAAGGCGCCCACGGACGGGCCGGGCGCCCGCCTCGTCCGCCTGCTGGAACGGCGCGTGGCGCGGGCCGCCGCGGTCGTCCTGGGCGCCTGCTCCGATTTGGTGGACCGGGCGCGCGAGCGCGGCGCCCGGGACGCGCGCCTGGCGCCCGTCGCCATTCCTGCGCCCCGTCCGGGCGGCCGCCCGCTCACCGCGGAGGACCGCCCGGCCCACAAGCTGCGCGCCGAACTGGGTGCCGTCGACCGCCCCTTGATCCTCGTCGTCGGCCGCCTGGAGACGCACCAGGGACACGACCTGCTGCTGGACGCGGCGCACGCCTGGTGCGCCCTGGATCCGCAGCCGATGGTCGTGGTCGCGGGGGAGGGCGGGCTGCGGGCGTCGCTCCAGCGGCGTATCGACGTCGAGGGGCTGCCGGTACGCCTGCTGGGCCGCCGCGACGACGTGCCCGAACTCCTCGCCGCCGCCGACCTCCTGGTGCTGCCCAGCCGCTGGGAGGCCCGCTCGCTGATCGCCCAGGAGGCGCTGCGGGCCGGGGTGCCGCTGGTCGCCACCGATGTCGGCGGCACCCGCGAACTGGTCGGCCGCGCCGCCGAACTGGTCCCGTACGGAGACGCCGCCGCCCTGGCCCGTACGGTCCTCGGTCTGCTCGCCGACCCCGCCCGCCGGGACACGCTCGCCGCGGCCGGCCGCGCGCAGGCGGCGGGCTGGCCGACCGAGGATGCCACGGTCGCGCAGGTGTTGAGCGTGTACGACGAGCTGATGCAGCGGCGGGAGGGCTGA